ccccacctcagtGGGCAGTGAAAAAACAAGGAGAGTACTCTGAAACaagagcttttgtttgtttgtttgttgtttttcgagacaggctctgtgtagctttggagcctgtcttggaactcactttgtggaccaggctggtctcgaactcacgtagctccacctgcctctgcctcccgagtgctgggattaaagacgtgcgctaCCACCGCAGGGCTGAATCAAGAGCTCTTTTAGAAAGACTTTTCCCCCCAAGCTAGAGCTCCTACCTGTCCCCACTTGTCTCCTCCCCCGAGATGCAGAGTTCTTGGTGCCACTATTGCTGCTCAGGCCTTCTGCTAGCCACTTTTTGTTCTGGGGGTAGGGGCTTGAGTCCCCATTTCTGCCTCATTTGCACAGCCAAATTCTGCCTCAGCATTTCCTGTGCTGCCATTGCAGGAACTGCTAGGGGCTTAGCCCTTGCCCTCTTTGTTGCAGGGAGGATTTCAAAGCCTCCACTGCTTTCTCCATGCCAGCAGCTTTTTTCTGGTCCCACACTGCCTCTGCTGCGGATCCCCACTGGAGACGCTGCCTAGTGACTGCAAGGACCCTGGAGTCCCTGGAACGCACTTAAATTCAGAGGTGcttgctctctggcctctgctagtCGCTTCCTGAATGCTGGTTAGAAGAGGAGACACACACTAAGAGTGAGGGTTTGCAGTGTTCCAGGGCATTTTTTTTCTAGGGCAGGTACAGGTGACTTTCCCATGCTGATAGATGTTCTCTCCAGGTGAGTCTAATTTTGCCCTTACAGAAAGAAGATGAGACCTAAAGAGCTTCCAATTTTTTGAATAAGAGAAATTACTAGATTTTTCCTATATTCTACCTTACCCTgttttttcctacactatattccTATCTTCTACCTTACCCTGTTTTTTCTTACCCAATATTCCTATAAATAACCCtatatttttgcttaattttaataCATAGAAattaagacacacacagagagaaataaaccTAGATAGAGAGAGATTCTGGCAGCCTAACTTCTCACTTTGGCTTTTCTTTGCACCACTTTGCTTCATGAAAATAGAATAGCGTGGCCTTTACTTTTAATTCATTACCAGGCATGCTCCCCTGCTCCTGTGATGCCCCGACTCTCCTTTCACCAAGTCCCTAGTTAAATTCTTGTTCTGTGGGAATCCCTGAACCTGTGCCCCATGTTCTGAtgccatctgtgggaggccagctcccattTTTTCCCAGGGTACTCCTGAGAAGAgggggataagaaacttttagatagaaagatagtgtggagaagagacagatagaaagaaacacaggataacttTGGGAGAGCCTGGATCAATATCTACCGGCCCTTctatctcttctaaagggctttttatagaaaTGCAAAGGGGCAGGGCAATAGACCTCTCctgagcacagccaagtgcagacccttccaaacaccaggTAACCACgcacgtggtcaagccatcccttAATGCggccctgctgggtgaagcacgctcaggtctcactaggaagcctttgTGGGACCCCACAATTTGGGAGTGAGAAGACAACTGAGAAAGTACAAAATGACCCAAATATACCTTGGTGCAAATTGAATCTAAGGACAAATTCCTGTAATGGAACATGGAATTGTATCATTCAATATTTGTGTATCTCATCCGTGTAATTCATGATTATCACCATCATGTGATAGACCAATAATTTCTGAAAGATCTGTCCCAGTAGTTTATTACACAGAACCTTTCCATTCTGTGTGTTCTCTGCAGCTTTGAACGTAAGTGTTGTGTTTTGTctgctttcttttgctgtgacagATAACAACTCTTCCTTGTCATAGTCCCGTCgtgaagggaagccagggcaggaactcaagcatggcaGGATCTgatgacaggaagtgaacagaggtgatggagaaatgctgtttactggTGTGCTCCTCATCCCTTACTCAGCTCCTGCCTTCTTCAACCCTGGCCCACCTCTCCTGGGGGACacaacccacagtgggctgagctgTTCTGCCTTAATCATTAATTGGAAAATTCTCAACAGATCTGTCAATCTGATAAAGCCATTTTCCCTGTTGGcattccctcttctcaaatgtgTGAActagcttgagtcaagttgatGGAACCTAACTAAAACACTTGACTTCATGTCTACAATACACACAAATCCCACACTATTAATCCAGAACCTTTCATGGTTTGTTTCTCTCTGAATCATCTTAATCTCACAATATACAGCATGATGTAACATTAGAAACCACAGATTTTTAATAGAAACTATCACTACCCCAGTAGAACCCTTGAGATACCTTCCATCATCCCTAACACTATAGGAGTCAGACTTCCATCACTTACATTGTTCTAAGCATTCCTGGCCTCTGAGGTCCTACAACATCCTCTTAGCCTTAATGACTAAGGTCCTTTAGCCTAAGGTTCCAGATATTTTCATAGTCCTCACAACAGCCGTGGCCAGCTTTGTCACAGTGCTACTCTGTAATGAGAGTTCCTTCTGCAGCTGGTTTGATTGCAGAGTGTTAGCACCCGGCTTTGATCtgccttttgtgtttttgtgactGCTACCTTTGTGTCCACTACCTTCTGGTTGAagtatgtaattttttttgtttgtttgttttgctttttgagacagggtttttctgtagctttggaggctgtcctggaactcgtggCCTCCGCGGTGgtggccgccgccgccaccaccacctggcagtatGTAAATTTTATCTGAGAGCTTCCTAAAGGTTCAAAGCCTTTTGCAAAACTTTGTTATGGAAGGactcagaaaactgaaatatcCTGTGACTGGGAGTTGCTTTGGCATTTGTCTCTTTGGGAAACTTCAGATAAGAAGTTTTGGTATGTGGAAATTGACTTGCTAAAGGTGTAAATtgtttaacaataaaaaaagttcttgccaggcggtggtggcacacacctttaatcccagcactcgggaggcagagccagtcagatctctgtgagttcgaggccagcctggtctaccaagtgagttccaggaaaggcgcaaagctacacagaggaaaaaaaaaaagttctttgcaAGGTTACAATTAGTCAGTCTGAAAAAGGCTGATCACCCGATGGCTGAAAAGAGTGATCCTGATTCTTCCACAACCTGTGTGAACTGAACACCCGGACACAACACTACCCCATGAACCTGGTAACCAGCTTCTGTTTGACAGTGCTCTCTGCTcctgataaacaccatgaccaaagtcaTCTTTGGAGGCcatggagtttattttggcttacacttccatgttatAGTCCAGCAAGGGGAAGGCAAGGGCAGAGCTCAAAAAAGGCAGGGACCCAAGGACTGCAACTGAACAGGAGACCATGGAGGAAgtctgcttactagcttgctccttgTGGATTACTAAGGTACCTTTCTTATAAAATGCACACCTCCCACCATGGACTAAGCCCTCTATCATGAATCAGGAATGGGAGAATGCTCCCACAGACTAGTTTACAGCCCAATGTTTTCAAGCCATTTTTTTCAATTTGAggtttgtagatgtatcctgcttgttaaataagaaacacagagccagttgcagagttaaaaaccacgaggtcagagccaaagcagaaaaccttacccttcactgcttctgcggttcttcctcttcgccagagacctacttctgtgcgtcctgtctattgaaagactttctgttctcctccctcattggttgtaacccagccacatgacctcctcgtcactggctgtttgtacagacctccaggtcttctatggttggtattgaaattaaaggagtgtgtcggctctgctggctgtgtccttgaacacacagagatccgcctagctctgcctcccaagggctgggattaagggcgtgccccactactgctcggcttctgctctggcttgctctgacctcaaggcaactttattgacatacaaataaaatcacatttcaatacaaataaaatatcactatagaggtTCCTTATTATCAGATGATGATAGGTTGGTCTAGTTGAgaacaaattaaccaaaagaggCTGAGTATTTAGAATGTCAAAATGCAACTTTATATGGTTGTTATGATTCTCTTACTGCCAAAAGCTGTCCCTGAATGATCATGTCTTTTATGTTCAtcaattatttatgtgtatgtttgctttGTACACCACTTGTGCCAAAAAGATCAGGGGAGGGCAGCAGATCCTTCAGATCTAGAGTAACAGGACCTTGTGAGCCTTACACATGCATGCTGGCCATCAAATTCTGGTTTGCTGAAAGAACAAGAATCTCCAAGACTATGATATAGCTCCTtcataatttgtttgtttattttgaggcagggtttctctctgtagccctagctgtccaggTACTAGCTCTGtggattaggctggccttgaactcacagaggtctgcctacctctgtctcccagtaCTACATTTAAAGGCCTGTACCAGCGCCATCCTTCCACCTTCATAGTTCTTAATGAAGCACAGTCAACACTCTACTTCTTTACATGTGACAGTGGTTTCACATTTTGTAATATTGTCCTCACCATTGGAGCCATTCCGTTTTTGCCTCTCTAATAGTAAGGTTGTTAGTCGACCACATGACCCAGCTTCCATTGTTCCACTTGTTTACAGTAATGCTCTTCTTATTGTTTGCAGAACTCAGGTGGTTGAGAAAGACTGTGGCCATGAATGTAATACTCGGTGTGATGACAACTGTCAGCCAGTTCCAAAGAATATGTTTAATGAATACATTCCTCATATAATAAGAGGATATGAGAGCCTGTGGCATGTAAGAAACATCATAGATCATTCATTCTCACGTGTGTTACTCAGAGTCCATTCTAGAGGGAAACAACCTCAATGTAAGGAAGCTTTTATACATCAGAAACATTGGAAAAATATCAGTCATTCTGAATCTCTTCAGGTACTTGAAACTTTTCCTAGAGAGAAACCTTACAAGAATCAGCAATGTAAGGAAGCCTTTAGGAGTCTCCCTTCTGATAAGCCTCACAAGAGAATACAACATGGAGATAAATTCAATCGGAACTTATTAAGGAGATACACAGATAGCCTGAAAGATGATGGAATCCATACAGAAGTGAAATCATTTGTTCATAAGCACAGGGAAGAATCCTTTATTGATTCCAGTAACCTTATCAACCTTGAAAAAGGTCATATTGGAGAGAAAAGGTACATTTGTAAGCAGTGtgggaaaacatttaaatatgcTTCATGTTTTGAGAAACATAAAGTAACTcacagagaagaaaagctatatacGTGTAAGCATTGTGGAAAAGCCTTTACTCGATCCAGTTACCGTAACGTTCATGAAAAGAGTCacagtggagagaaaccctatgcatGTAAGCACTGTGGCAAAACCTTTGCCATTTTGAGTTCATGTAGCActcatgaaagaattcacactggagagaagccgtATGCATGTAAGCACTGTGGAAAAACATTCGCCAGTCTAACTTCCTGTAGaattcatgaaagaattcacagtggagagaaaccttatgctTGTAAGCACTGTGGCAAAACCTTTGCCATTTTGAATTCATGTAGCACTCATGAAAGAaatcacactggagagaagccgtATGCATGTAAGCTTTGTGGAAAAGCCTTCAGCCATTCCAGTTACCGTAACATTCATGAAAGGggtcacactggagagaaaccttatgccTGTAAGCACTGTGACAAAACCTTTGCCATTTTGGGTTCTCTTATCACTCATGAGAgaactcacactggagagaagccttacaTATGTAAGCACTGTGGAAAAGCCTTCACCCAAGCCAGTTACTGTAAcattcatgaaagaattcacactggagagaaaccttatgcaTGTAAGCACTGTGGTAAAGCATTCACCAATTCCAATGCTTGTACcattcatgaaagaattcacaccGCACAGAAGCCTTACACATGTAAGCACTGTGGAAAAGCCTTCACCCAAGTCAGCTCTCGTACcattcatgaaagaattcacactggagagaagccttatgCATGTAAGCACTGTGGAAAAGCCTTCAGCCAAGCCAGTTATCGTAAcattcatgaaagaattcacactggagagaaaccttaaaCATGTAAACATTGTGAAGAAACTTTTGCCAATTTCAGTTGGTATATCACTCATGAAAGGATTCACACTGAGAAACAACTTACGCATATAAGCATTGTGGAAAGCATTCTCCCACTCTAGTTATTTTAACATTCGTAAGAGGTGTCGCACTGAACagtagttttatttatattatgtaagTATGGTGGAAAAGCCTTCTTGGTAATTAGATTCATGTGAGTAGCCATTTTCTGGATGACATTTGTGTAGATTTTGTTCCCCAAAGTTTTAtagtttctgtgtgtctgttgtgtttatgtgtatgtgtgcccatgcatgtaagtgcctgaggtcagaagagggtgcaggatcccctggaactggagttagaagcagttgtgagctgagtGAGCATAGTAGTAGGATGCACTGCAGTACTTTGGAGGAGTGGCAAGTGCTCTTCATCTTTACACAGTCTCACTGTCAACTTCATTTATGGATATTCTAGGGTTTGTACTTCTCAATATTCTTCAAGGACAGAATTGGAGTTTTCTTCTTCAGGTTTTGatgatgcttttattttttggctGATTCATGATCTAAATATTTTAGTAATCGGTAAGGAAATAGTTATTCAAGATGATTGATCATCATCCTTCTGCAGGTGCATAAATTTGTGGGAGCCACATCACTCACAGGAAAACTGAGACAGGAAAACTGGAAACTGCAGGAGGTTGTGAGGATGTATATACAAAAGACAGTGGCTGCTGAGAGACTAGCAGCTTCAGTCTACCTAAGCTTCATTGAGCCTAAAGATCATCTTTAGAAGATCCCAGTTTTAGATCTTGGAGATGGCTACTAAGTTAATGGCCCATACAAGCTGTCACTTGAACACTTCTACCCCTGCTCCCTTGTTTTGTCCTCACCTAGTTGTCAAGCCACAGTGGCAATAGGGCGTACAGTTCAGGCTATTCCAAACCTCCTGTTTGTGTTCCTATACAAGTCATTGTAAAGATACACAAGAACCTAGAAGGCATGCTTGCCCTGCACACACAGATCACCTCACCCATACGAATACCTTAATGTAAGTGTAGATAATATTGTCCATCTTTGAATATAAGGTGCTGAAATAACTTTATTTGCAAAAGAAGCAATAAATAGAAGGCATGGTGAGCTCCAGAGTTAAATTCTTCAATGTCTCTACATCATCACTACAGAAGGACTTCCgtgtgaaaggaccaagcagactcCATTACAGGCTccccagtcttctctcagagatcaggcctcattttcagtttcctgagacttgagcaagcagtttctgggagggccatgaactaAAGACAATCACTGACAGGGACAGTGAAATAGGACGCACTGAACTTAGGCCACTGAGCCAGTCCTCACAGTCAGTACACGCTagcccagccagcctccatggcagctcaaggacagagcctgggacttgtccaggtctgccccaaaatggataactgtaactCCCAACTTACTctccaattaaaagttactaacatgactgacactcacataaaccaatcctgagtgtGTTTCTATGTAGTCTGTGGATTCCAAGACGCCCACTAGCTTTACTTCCTATAAATACCCTACCCActtgctactcagggtctctcctgctctgctacTGCATCAGACGGATGGAGAGGCCCAGGTTAACTTGAAATAAAAAACACTGTTTTTGCatcagatttggtctcttggtggtctttggtgGACTCTGACTACAACATTGTGCCCATGTGATATTGAGGTTTGTGAATGTGTTCCCACTCTTGAATGTAGACATTACTCCTGTTTTTGTTTCAAGACATTTCTTTGTCTGGTTTTAAGCCTTTTCAAAACTTTGAATAACTTGTTGAAAACTGCTTCcatgtcatttcatttttctgtgcatTCAGTAATTGTATTCTCTTCTtggtatttcagttttctttttataaaatggtCACATTGAGTAGGACATGGTAACTGAAACCTTttatcccagaactctggaggcagaggcaggtgatgggAGCTCCTGGCTAGCCTAGTCTATATTGGGTGTCTCAGGCCAGTCACTGCTCCATAATAGAGAGGctctgaataaaaaaaaacaaaaacaaaaacaaaaaacaaaacaaaaaaaaacataaacaaaaacaaaaaaacacacaaccAAATAAGGAAATGGATAGGTTTAAGTGTAAGGTTAAACTATTGTGTTTGCCTAGAAGGCTCTCGTTCACATTGCTGTGTCTAGAGAGAACTCAGGATTCCTTCTACCCCAACtctatttattgattttggcCTCAAGATCTCCAATCAGGAATATCCAGGCCTATGTCTCTTTCATTAACCAGGGATGCTGTTACGTCCCTTCATTAGATGTCCACTGAGGAGGATGGATATTCTGAAAGCCTCACCATTGCCACTGGGTTTCATTGAATCCAGTGTAGATGCTACAGTGTGTGCTGTCGGCTCCTTCCACTTTCACGTCCACTGACGTTAGGCCCATAGGGAGGACACCTTGATCCATCAGAAACAGGAAGGACTGTGTCCACTGCTCTTAGAATCCTGAGTTGTTTGTGACATAGCAGGGGTTGTGCCTCTGTGGCTTTGATGTCCCCTGGCACTGTGCAGACAGGAGTGTACCAGAGAGTACTACACTGGCTTCCTCCTGTCAAAGAACGGGAATTGTGTGCAAAGCAGGCAGCTGTGCACAAGACCTGTTCTGTCCCAGGGAAACTACTGCGTCTCAGGCTAGtttcttgctgtgatgaaacagcacCTGGAACCTGTGCCTTTTCAGAACTTGGAGAGCTGCCAGTGTGGTGATGCTGAGTCCAGAATGTGGTATGGAGGGTCTTGGGTGGTGTGCTCTCTTGGTAGTCTCCTTTAGAGCTATGTCTGTGCTgctttagagttttcctgtcatcacctttgtcattttatattttcttagtaCTGAACCCGAAGCTACACTTGACATAATGTAAACACAGGCTTTGGTATTAGGCTACATTCGCCAAGCAAAAactcttcagtgtgtgtgtgtgtgtgtgtgtgtgtgtgtgtgtgtgtgtgtgtgtgtgtgtgtgtaagtgtgtgtgttctGTCCTATTAAAAAATGATGATGGGAAAGGACTGGGTCAAAATTCCCATCCACAGAGGAAGagaattttaaattagatttcttttttcactAACCAGTTCTTCGGCAAAAATTGGGATATTTGAAAAGCTCTCCCAAGCTTGCCCTTTGAGAGCCCTGTGAAGGGGATCATGGGCTTGGGAATGgattgtttcttgtttgttttactctagCCTGCTTCTCCAAGTTGAAGGGACTGAACGAAGGAGCACTTAATCAGTAATTAATCATTTTACAGGATGAACTTCTTTAGAGGCAAAATAGTATTTTCATTAGTGTTAGATTTTAGGGTACAGGAGACAAAAAGCTGGAAAGAGACCAGAGTATGACCTCAACAGACAACACATACAGCAAGCTGTACCTGCTTTTGCTGTGCAGGGAAGCTGTGCAGTGCGAGAAAGCTGCCTGACACCTTTAGAGGAGGGTCTTGGGATGAGGAAGTTGAAGCACCTTGCTGTACTCAGCCCTGATCTCTTTCTGAGATCATTAGCCCAAGGAAGTCAGGCTACTTTGGGAAACAAGTAGTCTCAGCAGATTTTTCTCTCTGGCCCGACCCATAATGGTTGAGAATTTCATGCCTTCCTCAATCCCTCCATGTCGGGTTTAAATGGTCAACAAGCCCAGCTGTGATAATCTTTTTTTGGAGGAGCACTTTGGAACATCCAAAGACTTAAGTTACTTAGATAGGAAGACAGTCACTTACAAAATGGTTATGATTAGTCAAAACAGTCCCTCTCATATGAAGAACATTTTCAATGGTCATGTTTAGAGGCCAAATTTGGTAGGCTCCTGAATAAGATATTTATGAATTTTACTCTTTATTTCTGTTAAATGGACAATGTGAAtaagggttggaaagatggctcagtatttaagagcacAGACTTCTCTTTCAGGGGACCACAGCACGTGaatagtggctcacaacagtctgtgaCTGCAGTTCCAGGCTATACAGCACCATCATTTGGCTTTCTAGTGCACAAAGGGCACATGAGGTGCACTGATgtaaatgtaagaaaaacatCCATACTCAGGTATAACATGAATTGCTGAACAGTCttattaggaaaaagaaaagcaaaaaacaaaaaaaaaaaaaaaacccaaaaaaacctgtagccagatattggggtgattactggaagatcagagaaacagaacaagccacatccaacctcaccttaaccaactcctcagccgccagagtgagctacttcctgtatacacacacctatatacttttctgtgcccTACCACCttactttctctgcccagctctatcacttcctttctgtctgtatagacctccagacttctatggttaactagccctgggatcaaaggcatgtgccaccatgcttggctctgttcctagtgtggccttgaactcacagaggtctggatgaatctctgcctcccaaatgctaggattaaaggtgtatgtatgctaccactacctgacctctgtttaatatagtagctggctttttcctctgatccccagataggctttattggggtgcacaaataaaatattatcacactcaggaaatgaaacaaataaatcttaatatgCATATGAGTGGCAGTATTACTCTGGGGAATATCCCTGTGTTGTGGGAATTATTTGAAAGCTCTGGAAACAATAGCAGGCATGATGACATCGCAACATTACTCATTTAGTGTGCCTGCATCATCACCAGAGAACGACCGTAGTGGGGCTCTTTGTTAGCAGTCTGTGAGTTGGGAGTATTTACTCTAGTGAATGGAGGCTTTCTTCATGATCTTGGGCAAAGCAAACCTTTTCTTAAGTTTAAGGATTGCTTTTTCATATCTCCAAATCCTGTCATATATATTTTATCCATCCATTGAGGAATTGTTATCTTCTTGTTggtatgttttaattttcttggcAGAAAAAGGATACCAAGAAATATCAAGTGTGAGATAGTAATGGGCTGTTGCCTTATACCTGATCTTTGTGTTTTTCTATCAAGCCCTGTCTCAATTAGGGTTTCCACTGCTGCAAccaaacaccatgatcaaaaagtaagttggggaggaaagggtttatttgccttacatttccacattgctgttcatcactgaaggaagtcaagacaggaactcaaaccggaggcaggagc
The nucleotide sequence above comes from Onychomys torridus chromosome 21, mOncTor1.1, whole genome shotgun sequence. Encoded proteins:
- the LOC118571540 gene encoding zinc finger protein OZF-like; the protein is MHKMEPVTFEDVAVKFTSGEWALLDSSQQKLYRDVMMETFLNLICIEKGLEENIEEDYKDLCRNLGTQVVEKDCGHECNTRCDDNCQPVPKNMFNEYIPHIIRGYESLWHVRNIIDHSFSRVLLRVHSRGKQPQCKEAFIHQKHWKNISHSESLQVLETFPREKPYKNQQCKEAFRSLPSDKPHKRIQHGDKFNRNLLRRYTDSLKDDGIHTEVKSFVHKHREESFIDSSNLINLEKGHIGEKRYICKQCGKTFKYASCFEKHKVTHREEKLYTCKHCGKAFTRSSYRNVHEKSHSGEKPYACKHCGKTFAILSSCSTHERIHTGEKPYACKHCGKTFASLTSCRIHERIHSGEKPYACKHCGKTFAILNSCSTHERNHTGEKPYACKLCGKAFSHSSYRNIHERGHTGEKPYACKHCDKTFAILGSLITHERTHTGEKPYICKHCGKAFTQASYCNIHERIHTGEKPYACKHCGKAFTNSNACTIHERIHTAQKPYTCKHCGKAFTQVSSRTIHERIHTGEKPYACKHCGKAFSQASYRNIHERIHTGEKP